The proteins below come from a single Eucalyptus grandis isolate ANBG69807.140 chromosome 3, ASM1654582v1, whole genome shotgun sequence genomic window:
- the LOC104415511 gene encoding histidine-containing phosphotransfer protein 1 codes for MDVAQLKRQLFEYTTLLFHEGFLDEQFTQLQQLQDENNPDFVVEVVSLFFDDSQRLLNELAKALDQQNIDFKKVDAHVHQLKGSSSSIGAQRVQRVCIAFRNYCQDKNVEGCLKCLQQVKQEYSLLKNKLETLFNLEKQILAAGGSAPM; via the exons ATGGATGTAGCTCAGTTGAAGCGGCAGTTATTTGAGTACACCACTCTACTATTTCACGAG GGATTTCTAGATGAGCAGTTCACTCAGCTTCAGCAACTGCAAGATGAGAACAACCCAGACTTTGTTGTGGAGGTGGTGTCACTGTTCTTTGATGACTCTCAGAGGCTTCTCAATGAGCTGGCCAAAGCACT tGATCAGCAGAATATCGATTTCAAGAAGGTGGATGCTCATGTGCATCAGCTGAAAGGAAGCAGCTCCAG CATCGGCGCACAGAGAGTTCAAAGAGTCTGCATTGCCTTCCGCAACTACTGCCAGGACAAAAATGTCGAAGG GTGCCTGAAATGTCTGCAACAAGTAAAGCAAGAGTATTCCCTGCTTAAGAATAAGCTTGAGACTCTGTTCAAT CTGGAGAAGCAGATTCTGGCAGCTGGTGGGTCAGCTCCTATGTAA
- the LOC104415513 gene encoding receptor-like cytosolic serine/threonine-protein kinase RBK2: MEKKKHDESSPRGVIEACIKLLEPEAESPEDKCDEQETHCSNSGALSHWRKFFTSWKRKSIKRLASFPPLAMPKLSKRKSRSARENITPVLSDIYNFKASLVHFTFSELQMATNNFSPENLIGKGGYAEVYKGCLQNGQLVAVKRLNKGTADERITSFLSELGTIAHVNHPNIAKLIGCGVEGGMHIIFQLSALGSLGSVLHGSKANLGWDKRYKIALGTADGLLYLHESCHRRIIHRDIKADNILLAEDFEPQICDFGLAKWLPKQWTHHNVSKFEGTFGYFAPEYFMHGIVDEKTDVYAFGVLLLELITGQKALDHLGRSLVLWAKPLLNDNVIKDLVDPSLGDDYNADEMDCVIMTASLCIEQSPILRPRMNQVAILLRGESFISECTEGQRRSLQRTYSEELLDAQEYNSTRYLSDLKRHKEVALSS; the protein is encoded by the exons atggaaaagaaaaaacatgatGAGTCATCCCCAAGAGGAGTAATAGAAGCCTGCATCAAGCTTCTGGAACCAGAAGCGGAATCTCCCGAGGACAAATGCGATGAGCAGGAAACACACTGCTCAAATTCAGGGGCACTTTCTCATTGGAGAAAATTTTTCACTTcatggaagagaaaatcaatcaaaaggtTGGCCTCTTTTCCTCCCCTTGCCATGCCGAAACTATCCAAGAGAAAGAGCAGAAGTGCTAGAGAGAACATAACTCCCGTGTTGAGTGATATATACAACTTCAAGGCCTCATTGGTGCATTTCACCTTTTCTGAACTACAGATGGCAACCAACAACTTTAGCCCTG AAAACTTAATTGGCAAGGGTGGATATGCTGAAGTATACAAGGGGTGTCTGCAGAATGGACAGTTGGTTGCGGTGAAGCGGCTGAACAAAGGAACAGCAGATGAAAGGATCACAAGTTTTCTCTCTGAATTGGGCACCATTGCCCATGTAAATCACCCTAATATCGCTAAGTTGATTGGGTGCGGAGTTGAGGGAGGAATGcacatcatttttcaattatctGCTCTAGGAAGTTTAGGATCTGTTCTTCATG GATCAAAGGCTAATCTAGGATGGGATAAAAGGTATAAAATTGCTCTAGGGACGGCAGATGGTCTTCtttatcttcatgaaagttgtcaCAGGCGAATCATCCATAGAGATATCAAGGCTGATAACATCCTTCTTGCTGAGGATTTCGAACCTCAG ATATGTGACTTTGGGCTTGCTAAATGGCTACCAAAACAGTGGACTCACCATAATGTGTCCAAATTTGAAGGAACATTTGG CTACTTCGCCCCTGAGTACTTCATGCACGGGATAGTGGATGAGAAGACTGATGTATATGCCTTTGGGGTTCTGCTTTTGGAGCTCATTACTGGGCAAAAAGCATTGGATCATTTAGGCAGAAGCCTAGTTCTTTGG GCAAAACCTCTTCTGAATGACAACGTTATTAAAGATCTCGTTGATCCTTCTCTTGGTGATGATTACAATGCCGACGAAATGGATTGTGTGATAATGACTGCTTCGTTGTGCATCGAGCAGTCTCCTATTCTACGTCCTCGAATGAATCAG GTGGCCATATTGCTGAGAGGAGAAAGTTTCATCTCGGAGTGTACAGAAGGTCAGAGGCGTTCCCTCCAGAGAACCTACTCCGAAGAGCTCCTGGACGCACAAGAATACAACTCGACAAGGTACTTGAGCGATCTCAAACGCCACAAGGAGGTGGCTTTGAGCTCTTGA